One Plasmodium vivax chromosome 13, whole genome shotgun sequence genomic region harbors:
- a CDS encoding RNA binding protein, putative (encoded by transcript PVX_086130A) encodes MNRSAKKKKKKKMNEEGDLNVFKKDEVPAKSIEGWIIIITNIHGEARDDYIKDVFEKYGQIKNLHLNLDRRTGFLKGYAFLEFENFVDAKRAIDEMDGATLLDQEIHVDWAFVQEKNKN; translated from the exons atgaacaggtcagcaaaaaaaaaaaaaaaaaaaaaaatgaacgaagaAGGTgatttaaatgtttttaaaaaggacgAAGTTCCCGCAAAGT CCATTGAAGGGTGGATTATCATCATCACGAACATCCACGGAGAAGCAAGGGACGACTACATAAAAGAcgtttttgaaaaatatggacagataaaaaatttgcatttaAACTTGGACAGGCGGACGGGATTTTTAAAAGGCTATGCATTTCTcgaatttgaaaattttgtggATGCGAAAAGGGCCATTGATG aAATGGACGGCGCAACGTTGCTCGATCAGGAAATTCACGTGGATTGGGCATTcgtgcaggaaaaaaataagaattaa
- a CDS encoding hypothetical protein, conserved (encoded by transcript PVX_086125A), protein MEVHRAEWEDRQCHLERIIKKEFYNKNDDLKGGDQNVGGFISRNKCKLEEPCKCNNCEHVILVITEYVQKECILDRYVSAYKKLLENLDPYVDEIRSKADIDQIVYKNFLPRDDSHCFRNDNKKRAACATRATCGKEDRQDVEMETYTISTIMTVRTKILNALPMLKGVLKKLSHDEHADYYVSSRVGIIERLKGKIHRQVMRRGGDRTYQSLQMGGAKASQVGCDPHNRFNPHDRFEQYDHFERYDHFERYDHFERYDHFERHDHFERYDHFDRFNHFDHFDQFNNRREQPQHISDAWPCPQWKGADKMRAECSTRLRKEAAVKFYEIIITTNQNLISLRSIHLLIEMVSLFHSYLMKFLLEKKKKEKVNLMQLYQLRKEEDTFCDESNYLLFYNFILGKLKKKKKKKKEESDFQEGRQTGVEKSQRGDHSERRSYTPDNSTSFDCESGGGGSNAEVRALMGGGAPTKSYADLGSCYDNGDAVYTKRIGDCTQRSDDFASRDGGEEIHGADYTNRMRDSSGRVAEWGTHDEECPRHGEDYASEEVGYAHQGEDYACEGGSYSYQRGDYAAEEVNYTHQRGDYAYRADQGDCPPVEELHERRTPLGEKETEEMKRHIKHIFSCIVGEGDTYLNIELLFTLHTFQLSYLFNILKKLILGKEVKNEFLVMLTYCGYKIENMEVLEYCFWKLVSIFESEELPECWVVVDDKQNSHVKQKYNEMRNNLRVMKQRMEEPEMHMSKEMQLNREKQSCLSQGNCHYVDYRNGNFDGHYDGAFYGALNIFKLSNHHNAANNVTEINMNKGNLHFNKNLIDKKIFSPFIEKTKKEFHQYNDIPKGYVINEIQRLRNFSEYYSCCYILKSNQKKKILMGFKKKGENKVYLYRYDKSIKKSYKAGEKNNPFFNISGFLGVLICNFTGMKIKIYDNGIAEKYANFFPSFERKNTISISFESNIISELPRHFMCSIYKLNKDVKIIYENKCPVWNDEKEIYELPFYGRVKLASAKNLQLILKKCVVANSRKGSFVGKNINDVIEYVSSDSFKRDSQVAGTCAGRGTEGPPPHGLPTCGPPSHSPYEGSFNGEGDAKKHVLRKKFPFDVITNNFKKKEEEKFEIVNNDEEEIFLIFGKNSKDYFTLDFRHPLSSFEAFSIAISSLLKKKAVS, encoded by the coding sequence ATGGAGGTCCACAGGGCCGAGTGGGAAGACAGACAGTGCCATTTGGAGCGCATAATCAAAAAGGAGTTTtacaacaaaaatgatgatttAAAAGGAGGGGACCAAAACGTCGGAGGATTCATTTCGAGAAACAAATGCAAACTGGAAGAGCCATGTAAATGCAATAACTGCGAGCATGTCATATTGGTAATAACAGAGTATGTGCAGAAGGAGTGTATTCTAGATCGATACGTTTCTGCTTATAAAAAGTTGCTCGAAAATTTAGACCCCTATGTTGACGAAATTAGGAGCAAGGCGGACATCGACCAGATTGTGTATAAGAATTTTTTGCCCAGAGATGATTCACACTGTTTTAGGAACGATAATAAGAAACGTGCGGCATGCGCTACGCGGGCAACGTGTGGGAAGGAGGATCGCCAGGACGTCGAGATGGAAACCTACACCATTTCGACCATCATGACGGTACGGACCAAAATTCTGAACGCCCTCCCTATGCTAAAAggggttttaaaaaaactctCCCATGATGAGCACGCAGATTATTATGTAAGCAGCAGGGTTGGCATTATCGAGAGGCTGAAAGGGAAAATACACAGGCAGGTTATGCGCAGAGGGGGGGATCGCACCTATCAGAGTCTGCAAATGGGGGGCGCGAAGGCGAGTCAAGTGGGCTGCGATCCGCACAACCGCTTCAACCCCCACGATCGCTTCGAGCAATACGACCACTTCGAGCGATACGACCACTTCGAGCGATACGACCACTTCGAGCGATACGACCACTTCGAGCGACACGACCACTTCGAGCGATACGACCACTTCGACCGCTTCAACCACTTCGACCACTTCGACCAGTTCAACAACCGGAGGGAGCAACCTCAGCACATAAGCGACGCGTGGCCCTGCCCCCAATGGAAAGGCGCAGACAAAATGCGCGCGGAGTGTTCAACCCGACTGAGGAAAGAAGCAGCAGtaaaattttacgaaatTATTATAACGACAAATCAGAATTTGATAAGCCTGCGGAGCATTCACCTCTTGATCGAAATGGTTAGCCTGTTTCACAGCTACTTAATGAAATTCctgttggaaaaaaaaaaaaaggaaaaggtaaaCCTTATGCAACTTTATCAACTGAGGAAGGAAGAGGACACATTTTGTGACGAATCAAATTACCTCCTATTTTATAACTTCATtttgggaaaattaaaaaaaaaaaaaaaaaaaaaaaaagaggaaagtgACTTTCAGGAAGGCAGACAAACTGGGGTGGAGAaatcccaaaggggggatcACAGCGAGAGGAGGTCCTACACGCCTGACAATAGCACAAGTTTTGATTGCGAAAGTGGGGGAGGCGGTTCGAATGCGGAGGTGCGCGCCCtgatggggggaggggcccccACTAAGAGCTACGCGGATCTGGGCAGCTGTTACGACAACGGGGACGCTGTTTATACGAAGCGGATCGGCGACTGTACGCAGAGGAGCGACGATTTTGCGTCGAGAGACGGAGGAGAGGAAATCCATGGCGCGGATTACACGAATCGGATGAGAGATAGCAGTGGTCGCGTGGCGGAGTGGGGCACCCATGATGAGGAGTGTCCCCGCCACGGGGAGGACTACGCCAGTGAGGAAGTGGGTTATGCCCATCAGGGGGAGGATTACGCCTGTGAGGGAGGGAGTTATTCCTATCAACGTGGAGACTACGCCGCTGAGGAAGTGAATTATACCCATCAGCGTGGGGACTACGCCTATCGCGCTGATCAGGGGGACTGCCCCCCCGTGGAAGAGCTGCATGAAAGGAGGACCCCCCTTGGTGAGAAAGAAACCGAAGAAATGAAGCGCCACATTAAACACATATTTTCGTGCATCGTAGGAGAGGGGGATACCTACCTGAACATCGAACTGCTCTTCACCCTGCACACCTTCCAGCTGAGTTACCTTttcaatatattaaaaaaactcATATTAGGGAAGGaggttaaaaatgaattcctCGTGATGCTAACCTACTGCGGatataaaatagaaaacatGGAAGTCCTCGAGTACTGCTTTTGGAAGTTGGTAAGCATCTTTGAAAGTGAGGAGTTGCCAGAGTGTTGGGTCGTCGTGGATGATAAACAGAACAGCCACGTAAAGCAAAAGTACAACGAAATGAGAAACAACTTACGGGTGATGAAACAGAGGATGGAGGAGCCGGAGATGCACATGAGCAAAGAGATGCAGCTGAACAGGGAGAAGCAGAGTTGTCTTTCCCAGGGGAATTGCCACTACGTGGATTACCGCAATGGAAACTTCGACGGGCACTACGATGGAGCGTTTTACGGAGCGCTGAACATCTTCAAATTGAGTAATCACCACAACGCGGCTAACAACGTCACGGAGATAAACATGAACAAAGGGAACCtacattttaacaaaaatttaatcgacaagaaaattttttccccattcatcgaaaaaacgaaaaaagaatttcATCAGTATAATGACATTCCAAAGGGGTACGTCATAAACGAAATACAAAGGCTGCGAAATTTTAGCGAGTACTACTCCTGTtgctacattttaaaaagcaatcagaagaaaaaaattttgatggggtttaaaaaaaaaggagaaaataaagtCTACCTGTACAGGTACGATAAgagtattaaaaaaagttacaaagcgggggaaaaaaataaccccttttttaacatttccgGGTTTTTAGGAGttttaatttgtaattttacgggcatgaaaattaaaatatatgacaaTGGTATAGCGGAAAAATacgccaatttttttccctcctttgaaagaaaaaatacaatttcGATCAGTTTTGAATCAAATATAATAAGCGAGCTGCCCAGACATTTTATGTGCAGCATTTACAAGCTTAATAAAGAcgtcaaaattatttacgaAAATAAATGCCCCGTTTGGAATGATGAAAAGGAGATTTACGAGTTGCCTTTTTATGGCCGAGTTAAATTAGcaagtgcaaaaaatttgcaattaattttaaaaaaatgtgtagttGCCAACTCGCGGAAGGGTTCCTTTGTGGGGAAAAACATAAACGATGTTATTGAGTATGTCAGCAGTGACTCTTTCAAGAGGGACTCCCAAGTGGCTGGCACGTGTGCCGGGCGAGGAACAGAGGGTCCCCCCCCGCATGGACTTCCAACGTGTGGACCCCCCTCGCATTCTCCCTACGAAGGCAGCTTCAACGGGGAGGGGGACGCCAAAAAACACGTGCTCAGGAAAAAGTTCCCCTTTGATGTGAtcacaaataattttaaaaaaaaagaagaagaaaaattcgAAATTGTGAAcaacgatgaggaggaaatatttttaatttttgggAAAAACTCCAAGGATTACTTCACGCTTGATTTTCGCCACCCCTTGTCCTCCTTCGAGGCGTTTTCCATCGCCATTTCGTCTttgctgaagaagaaggccgTTTCGTAG